One genomic window of Hypomesus transpacificus isolate Combined female unplaced genomic scaffold, fHypTra1 scaffold_130, whole genome shotgun sequence includes the following:
- the LOC124488270 gene encoding rhomboid domain-containing protein 2-like isoform X1, whose protein sequence is MMSRNVFKDVIYRFKNFTPQISLTSGIVTVIIVCCALFIVTSHFSLAQDVFSLGTSAFVNGHVHKLLTYSFHHKTMIQLLLSVGVVVPLGSNIEKSLGTVHFIFLFLLLSTITGVLYTILQLIVLDTSFQDQVEGLVPVSLALLSVTTMQSRMTKAFLFGVSVPTLALPWLFLMIISLLVPHTVFLCNIVAIATGWIYGKGWFSMLDMSEARASILDKKMPFRLLRNIGVLYVPASVEEKKKVVHPRITPIPGSYPVQAYAPVSTLSSLQATEATPKMYEGWPHSSYTQASPIPHSAPHGHSHGYGLAYNFGFNNGHSYEHSHGHGCSHNHSQAHGHCHKHVFLDRNSHGGNDSCSQHSHVSPMNMHSGQPVGYLPHPDTFSRFPESDLGPTSVMIDPVAPVGFSG, encoded by the exons atgATGTCCAGAAATGTTTTCAAAGATGTCATCTATAGGTTTAAGAATTTTACGCCACAGATCAGCCTCACTAGTGGGATTGTGACTGTGATCATCGTATGCTGCGCATTATTTATCGTCACCTCACATTTCAGTTTAGCACAGGATGTATTCAGTCTTGGGACTAGTGCTTTTGTCAATGGACATG TACACAAGCTGCTTACATACTCCTTCCACCACAAGACCATGATTCAACTACTCCTCAGTGTAGGGGTTGTGGTGCCCCTAGGCAGTAACATTGAAAAGAGTTTGGGGACTGTCCACTTTATCTTCCTATTTCTACTACTCTCTACCATCACTGGGGTGTTGTACACTATACTACAACTTATTGTTTTGGATACCTCCTTTCAAGACCAGGTGGAAGGGTTGGTCCCTGTTTCTCTAGCTTTGCTCAGTGTAACCACAATGCAATCCCGTATGACCAAGGCCTTCCTATTTGGGGTCAGTGTGCCCACTTTAGCCCTACCATGGCTGTTTCTGATGATCATATCACTACTGGTCCCACACACTGTGTTTCTCTGTAACATTGTTGCCATTGCAACAGGGTGGATCT ATGGCAAAGGCTGGTTCTCTATGTTGGACATGTCTGAAGCTAGGGCATCAATCCTTGACAAGAAGATGCCTTTCAGACTGCTGAGGAACATTGGTGTCCTGTATGTCCCAGCATCtgtggaagagaagaagaaggttgTTCATCCTCG AATCACCCCAATCCCAGGGTCCTACCCAGTCCAAGCCTATGCTCCAGTTTCTACTCTCTCAAGCCTCCAGGCTACAGAGGCCACACCAAAGATGTATGAAGGCTGGCCACATTCCTCCTACACTCAAGCTAGTCCTATTCCACACTCAGCCCCACATGGACACAGCCACGGATATGGCCTGGCATATAACTTTGGGTTTAATAACGGACACAGTTACGAGCATAGCCACGGGCATGGCTGCAGTCATAACCATAGCCAAGCGCATGGACATTGtcacaaacatgtttttttggaCAGGAATAGTCACGGTGGCAATGATTCCTGTTCTCAACATTCTCATGTTAGCCCAATGAATATGCACTCGGGTCAGCCTGTTGGTTATCTACCTCATCCAGATACCTTTTCACGTTTTCCAGAAAGTGATTTAGGTCCAACATCTGTGATGATTGACCCAGTGGCACCTGTGGGCTTTTCAGGCTAG
- the LOC124488270 gene encoding uncharacterized protein LOC124488270 isoform X4 codes for MMSRNVFKDVIYRFKNFTPQISLTSGIVTVIIVCCALFIVTSHFSLAQDVFSLGTSAFVNGHGWIYGKGWFSMLDMSEARASILDKKMPFRLLRNIGVLYVPASVEEKKKVVHPRITPIPGSYPVQAYAPVSTLSSLQATEATPKMYEGWPHSSYTQASPIPHSAPHGHSHGYGLAYNFGFNNGHSYEHSHGHGCSHNHSQAHGHCHKHVFLDRNSHGGNDSCSQHSHVSPMNMHSGQPVGYLPHPDTFSRFPESDLGPTSVMIDPVAPVGFSG; via the exons atgATGTCCAGAAATGTTTTCAAAGATGTCATCTATAGGTTTAAGAATTTTACGCCACAGATCAGCCTCACTAGTGGGATTGTGACTGTGATCATCGTATGCTGCGCATTATTTATCGTCACCTCACATTTCAGTTTAGCACAGGATGTATTCAGTCTTGGGACTAGTGCTTTTGTCAATGGACATG GGTGGATCT ATGGCAAAGGCTGGTTCTCTATGTTGGACATGTCTGAAGCTAGGGCATCAATCCTTGACAAGAAGATGCCTTTCAGACTGCTGAGGAACATTGGTGTCCTGTATGTCCCAGCATCtgtggaagagaagaagaaggttgTTCATCCTCG AATCACCCCAATCCCAGGGTCCTACCCAGTCCAAGCCTATGCTCCAGTTTCTACTCTCTCAAGCCTCCAGGCTACAGAGGCCACACCAAAGATGTATGAAGGCTGGCCACATTCCTCCTACACTCAAGCTAGTCCTATTCCACACTCAGCCCCACATGGACACAGCCACGGATATGGCCTGGCATATAACTTTGGGTTTAATAACGGACACAGTTACGAGCATAGCCACGGGCATGGCTGCAGTCATAACCATAGCCAAGCGCATGGACATTGtcacaaacatgtttttttggaCAGGAATAGTCACGGTGGCAATGATTCCTGTTCTCAACATTCTCATGTTAGCCCAATGAATATGCACTCGGGTCAGCCTGTTGGTTATCTACCTCATCCAGATACCTTTTCACGTTTTCCAGAAAGTGATTTAGGTCCAACATCTGTGATGATTGACCCAGTGGCACCTGTGGGCTTTTCAGGCTAG
- the LOC124488270 gene encoding rhomboid domain-containing protein 2-like isoform X3 — MIQLLLSVGVVVPLGSNIEKSLGTVHFIFLFLLLSTITGVLYTILQLIVLDTSFQDQVEGLVPVSLALLSVTTMQSRMTKAFLFGVSVPTLALPWLFLMIISLLVPHTVFLCNIVAIATGWIYGKGWFSMLDMSEARASILDKKMPFRLLRNIGVLYVPASVEEKKKVVHPRITPIPGSYPVQAYAPVSTLSSLQATEATPKMYEGWPHSSYTQASPIPHSAPHGHSHGYGLAYNFGFNNGHSYEHSHGHGCSHNHSQAHGHCHKHVFLDRNSHGGNDSCSQHSHVSPMNMHSGQPVGYLPHPDTFSRFPESDLGPTSVMIDPVAPVGFSG; from the exons ATGATTCAACTACTCCTCAGTGTAGGGGTTGTGGTGCCCCTAGGCAGTAACATTGAAAAGAGTTTGGGGACTGTCCACTTTATCTTCCTATTTCTACTACTCTCTACCATCACTGGGGTGTTGTACACTATACTACAACTTATTGTTTTGGATACCTCCTTTCAAGACCAGGTGGAAGGGTTGGTCCCTGTTTCTCTAGCTTTGCTCAGTGTAACCACAATGCAATCCCGTATGACCAAGGCCTTCCTATTTGGGGTCAGTGTGCCCACTTTAGCCCTACCATGGCTGTTTCTGATGATCATATCACTACTGGTCCCACACACTGTGTTTCTCTGTAACATTGTTGCCATTGCAACAGGGTGGATCT ATGGCAAAGGCTGGTTCTCTATGTTGGACATGTCTGAAGCTAGGGCATCAATCCTTGACAAGAAGATGCCTTTCAGACTGCTGAGGAACATTGGTGTCCTGTATGTCCCAGCATCtgtggaagagaagaagaaggttgTTCATCCTCG AATCACCCCAATCCCAGGGTCCTACCCAGTCCAAGCCTATGCTCCAGTTTCTACTCTCTCAAGCCTCCAGGCTACAGAGGCCACACCAAAGATGTATGAAGGCTGGCCACATTCCTCCTACACTCAAGCTAGTCCTATTCCACACTCAGCCCCACATGGACACAGCCACGGATATGGCCTGGCATATAACTTTGGGTTTAATAACGGACACAGTTACGAGCATAGCCACGGGCATGGCTGCAGTCATAACCATAGCCAAGCGCATGGACATTGtcacaaacatgtttttttggaCAGGAATAGTCACGGTGGCAATGATTCCTGTTCTCAACATTCTCATGTTAGCCCAATGAATATGCACTCGGGTCAGCCTGTTGGTTATCTACCTCATCCAGATACCTTTTCACGTTTTCCAGAAAGTGATTTAGGTCCAACATCTGTGATGATTGACCCAGTGGCACCTGTGGGCTTTTCAGGCTAG
- the LOC124488270 gene encoding rhomboid domain-containing protein 2-like isoform X2, protein MLTMLHLPFTVHKLLTYSFHHKTMIQLLLSVGVVVPLGSNIEKSLGTVHFIFLFLLLSTITGVLYTILQLIVLDTSFQDQVEGLVPVSLALLSVTTMQSRMTKAFLFGVSVPTLALPWLFLMIISLLVPHTVFLCNIVAIATGWIYGKGWFSMLDMSEARASILDKKMPFRLLRNIGVLYVPASVEEKKKVVHPRITPIPGSYPVQAYAPVSTLSSLQATEATPKMYEGWPHSSYTQASPIPHSAPHGHSHGYGLAYNFGFNNGHSYEHSHGHGCSHNHSQAHGHCHKHVFLDRNSHGGNDSCSQHSHVSPMNMHSGQPVGYLPHPDTFSRFPESDLGPTSVMIDPVAPVGFSG, encoded by the exons ATGTTAACGATGCTACACCTTCCATTTACAGTACACAAGCTGCTTACATACTCCTTCCACCACAAGACCATGATTCAACTACTCCTCAGTGTAGGGGTTGTGGTGCCCCTAGGCAGTAACATTGAAAAGAGTTTGGGGACTGTCCACTTTATCTTCCTATTTCTACTACTCTCTACCATCACTGGGGTGTTGTACACTATACTACAACTTATTGTTTTGGATACCTCCTTTCAAGACCAGGTGGAAGGGTTGGTCCCTGTTTCTCTAGCTTTGCTCAGTGTAACCACAATGCAATCCCGTATGACCAAGGCCTTCCTATTTGGGGTCAGTGTGCCCACTTTAGCCCTACCATGGCTGTTTCTGATGATCATATCACTACTGGTCCCACACACTGTGTTTCTCTGTAACATTGTTGCCATTGCAACAGGGTGGATCT ATGGCAAAGGCTGGTTCTCTATGTTGGACATGTCTGAAGCTAGGGCATCAATCCTTGACAAGAAGATGCCTTTCAGACTGCTGAGGAACATTGGTGTCCTGTATGTCCCAGCATCtgtggaagagaagaagaaggttgTTCATCCTCG AATCACCCCAATCCCAGGGTCCTACCCAGTCCAAGCCTATGCTCCAGTTTCTACTCTCTCAAGCCTCCAGGCTACAGAGGCCACACCAAAGATGTATGAAGGCTGGCCACATTCCTCCTACACTCAAGCTAGTCCTATTCCACACTCAGCCCCACATGGACACAGCCACGGATATGGCCTGGCATATAACTTTGGGTTTAATAACGGACACAGTTACGAGCATAGCCACGGGCATGGCTGCAGTCATAACCATAGCCAAGCGCATGGACATTGtcacaaacatgtttttttggaCAGGAATAGTCACGGTGGCAATGATTCCTGTTCTCAACATTCTCATGTTAGCCCAATGAATATGCACTCGGGTCAGCCTGTTGGTTATCTACCTCATCCAGATACCTTTTCACGTTTTCCAGAAAGTGATTTAGGTCCAACATCTGTGATGATTGACCCAGTGGCACCTGTGGGCTTTTCAGGCTAG
- the LOC124488270 gene encoding uncharacterized protein LOC124488270 isoform X5, with protein MMSRNVFKDVIYRFKNFTPQISLTSGIVTVIIVCCALFIVTSHFSLAQDVFSLGTSAFVNGHDGKGWFSMLDMSEARASILDKKMPFRLLRNIGVLYVPASVEEKKKVVHPRITPIPGSYPVQAYAPVSTLSSLQATEATPKMYEGWPHSSYTQASPIPHSAPHGHSHGYGLAYNFGFNNGHSYEHSHGHGCSHNHSQAHGHCHKHVFLDRNSHGGNDSCSQHSHVSPMNMHSGQPVGYLPHPDTFSRFPESDLGPTSVMIDPVAPVGFSG; from the exons atgATGTCCAGAAATGTTTTCAAAGATGTCATCTATAGGTTTAAGAATTTTACGCCACAGATCAGCCTCACTAGTGGGATTGTGACTGTGATCATCGTATGCTGCGCATTATTTATCGTCACCTCACATTTCAGTTTAGCACAGGATGTATTCAGTCTTGGGACTAGTGCTTTTGTCAATGGACATG ATGGCAAAGGCTGGTTCTCTATGTTGGACATGTCTGAAGCTAGGGCATCAATCCTTGACAAGAAGATGCCTTTCAGACTGCTGAGGAACATTGGTGTCCTGTATGTCCCAGCATCtgtggaagagaagaagaaggttgTTCATCCTCG AATCACCCCAATCCCAGGGTCCTACCCAGTCCAAGCCTATGCTCCAGTTTCTACTCTCTCAAGCCTCCAGGCTACAGAGGCCACACCAAAGATGTATGAAGGCTGGCCACATTCCTCCTACACTCAAGCTAGTCCTATTCCACACTCAGCCCCACATGGACACAGCCACGGATATGGCCTGGCATATAACTTTGGGTTTAATAACGGACACAGTTACGAGCATAGCCACGGGCATGGCTGCAGTCATAACCATAGCCAAGCGCATGGACATTGtcacaaacatgtttttttggaCAGGAATAGTCACGGTGGCAATGATTCCTGTTCTCAACATTCTCATGTTAGCCCAATGAATATGCACTCGGGTCAGCCTGTTGGTTATCTACCTCATCCAGATACCTTTTCACGTTTTCCAGAAAGTGATTTAGGTCCAACATCTGTGATGATTGACCCAGTGGCACCTGTGGGCTTTTCAGGCTAG